In Trichocoleus desertorum NBK24, the following are encoded in one genomic region:
- the cas2 gene encoding CRISPR-associated endonuclease Cas2, with protein sequence MLVLVVYDIPDDRRRLKLATFLEGYGRRVQKSVFECFLNQDEMRQLYQKVKRRVKPVEDNVRFYWITAHCVEQTLTIGSEPPQPPPKMYII encoded by the coding sequence GTGTTAGTTTTGGTTGTTTATGATATTCCAGACGATCGTAGGCGGCTAAAGCTGGCAACTTTTTTGGAAGGCTATGGACGGCGGGTGCAGAAAAGTGTGTTTGAGTGCTTTCTAAACCAAGATGAGATGCGGCAGCTTTATCAGAAAGTAAAACGGCGAGTGAAGCCAGTAGAAGATAATGTACGTTTTTACTGGATTACGGCTCATTGTGTGGAACAAACGTTAACAATTGGGAGTGAGCCGCCTCAACCTCCACCCAAAATGTATATTATCTAG
- a CDS encoding ISKra4 family transposase (programmed frameshift) — MTPVQAQALKVHLEAIAQILYAESDPEAMKTLEGIELTLREQIQAHVSPELGVFFIRAVSGTQAGRVRRLKSTLGELELTTGQAEKLAVAPSRQLSPHLEKCCLRLSANVSYEQAERDVAYLTGIRIPAKTQQRLVHHQSFELPTAQQPIAELGVDGGKVRVRTPLGEACQWRDYKAIATEQGRVANFQNNAQLIGWVNAQALEHPLTCLGDGHDGVWNLIAQIATAECRREILDWYHLKENLYKVGGSLKRLHQAEALLWRGQVDATMLLFEDVQKRQAQNFCEYLRKHRHRIVNYDYFQAEGLCSVGSGAVESTIKQIDRRVQISGAQWKRENVPQVLAHRCAYLNGLIGLQN, encoded by the exons ATGACTCCAGTTCAAGCCCAAGCCCTCAAAGTTCATCTCGAAGCGATTGCTCAAATTCTGTACGCCGAAAGTGACCCGGAAGCGATGAAAACACTCGAAGGCATTGAGTTGACACTGCGAGAGCAGATTCAAGCCCATGTCAGTCCCGAATTAG GGGTGTTTTTTATCCGAGCGGTTAGCGGTACGCAAGCAGGAAGAGTGCGAAGGCTAAAAAGTACACTGGGAGAGCTAGAACTCACCACGGGCCAAGCAGAGAAACTGGCAGTTGCTCCCTCCCGACAGTTGAGTCCCCATTTAGAGAAATGCTGTCTGCGCTTAAGTGCCAATGTCTCCTATGAGCAGGCAGAGCGTGATGTAGCTTATCTCACCGGGATTCGCATTCCAGCTAAAACTCAACAACGCTTGGTGCATCATCAGAGCTTTGAGTTGCCAACGGCCCAGCAGCCCATTGCAGAACTCGGTGTGGATGGGGGCAAGGTGCGGGTGCGAACGCCGTTGGGGGAGGCCTGTCAATGGCGAGACTACAAAGCCATTGCCACTGAACAAGGTAGGGTTGCCAACTTTCAAAACAATGCTCAACTGATTGGCTGGGTTAATGCTCAAGCTTTAGAGCATCCCTTGACCTGTTTAGGCGATGGCCATGATGGAGTTTGGAATCTGATTGCTCAAATCGCCACCGCAGAGTGTCGTCGGGAGATCCTCGATTGGTATCATCTCAAAGAGAATCTCTACAAGGTCGGCGGTTCGCTCAAGCGTCTCCATCAAGCTGAAGCGCTACTGTGGCGGGGGCAAGTGGATGCAACCATGCTCTTGTTTGAAGACGTTCAGAAAAGACAAGCGCAGAACTTCTGTGAGTATCTCCGCAAACATCGCCACCGCATTGTGAATTACGACTACTTCCAAGCGGAAGGGCTGTGTTCGGTGGGTTCGGGTGCGGTTGAATCGACTATCAAGCAGATTGACCGTCGCGTTCAAATATCAGGTGCGCAGTGGAAGCGTGAGAATGTTCCGCAAGTGCTAGCTCATCGTTGCGCTTACCTCAATGGTCTAATCGGTTTGCAAAACTGA
- a CDS encoding reverse transcriptase domain-containing protein yields the protein MADLVQQFLAATNFELAWDQVATNQGCAGVDGETIAQFGVHKDAAIATLIALLVSGKYRPLPLRQLFIPKAEGEWRELGVPTVRDRLVQQALLQVLHPLMEREFEECSFAYRPGRSHLMAVQQVAQWRDRGYEWVLDADIVQYFEQVQHRRLLAEVEERLVKHVAEEGIRFVLNLIKAWISVGVLAQAGLMLPQKGIPQGAVISPLLANIYLDDFDAAFANRDLRLVRFSDDFVLLARRRSRLVAAKAEVEQLLSTMGLQLHADKTRITNFEQGFRFLGHAFAGDVVVRVKKPTDRKLEPLKREELRLVHAEASTQPTVMQQALVEALKTAGTPIPPPLFVVLGYAVRPVKSVEIDSDEVAWKGDMSTLYLVQQGTTLRKEQGRFLIQPPKEAGACQFCKPIRPLR from the coding sequence ATGGCTGATCTAGTTCAGCAATTTCTCGCTGCTACTAACTTTGAGCTGGCGTGGGATCAGGTTGCGACGAATCAGGGCTGTGCGGGAGTAGATGGAGAGACGATCGCGCAGTTCGGGGTGCATAAGGATGCTGCGATCGCGACCTTAATTGCATTGTTAGTCAGTGGCAAATATCGGCCTTTGCCGTTGCGGCAGTTGTTTATTCCCAAGGCTGAGGGAGAATGGCGCGAGTTAGGGGTGCCGACGGTGCGCGATCGCTTGGTGCAGCAGGCGTTACTTCAGGTGTTGCATCCGCTGATGGAGCGCGAGTTTGAGGAGTGTAGTTTTGCGTATCGACCTGGGCGATCGCATTTGATGGCGGTGCAGCAAGTGGCTCAGTGGCGCGATCGCGGGTATGAGTGGGTGCTGGATGCGGATATTGTGCAGTATTTTGAGCAGGTGCAGCATCGGCGGTTATTGGCAGAAGTGGAGGAGCGCTTAGTCAAGCATGTAGCAGAGGAGGGTATTCGGTTTGTTCTGAACCTGATTAAGGCTTGGATTTCGGTTGGAGTGCTGGCTCAGGCAGGGTTGATGTTACCGCAGAAGGGCATTCCGCAGGGGGCTGTGATTTCGCCGCTGTTGGCAAATATTTATCTGGATGATTTTGATGCTGCTTTTGCCAATCGTGACCTGAGGCTGGTGCGGTTTTCGGATGATTTTGTGCTGTTGGCACGACGGCGATCGCGATTGGTGGCGGCAAAAGCAGAGGTAGAGCAACTGCTCAGCACTATGGGGTTGCAGTTGCATGCAGATAAAACTCGGATCACGAATTTTGAGCAAGGGTTTCGCTTTCTGGGGCATGCCTTTGCGGGAGACGTGGTGGTTCGCGTTAAGAAGCCAACTGACCGAAAGTTGGAGCCTCTGAAACGGGAAGAGTTGCGCTTGGTGCATGCAGAAGCTTCGACTCAACCGACTGTGATGCAACAAGCGTTGGTGGAAGCACTGAAAACGGCTGGGACTCCAATTCCACCACCGCTGTTTGTGGTTTTGGGGTATGCGGTGCGGCCAGTGAAGTCTGTCGAGATTGACTCGGATGAAGTTGCTTGGAAGGGTGATATGTCTACGCTTTATTTGGTGCAGCAGGGAACGACGCTTCGTAAGGAGCAGGGACGTTTTTTGATTCAGCCGCCTAAGGAAGCGGGAGCATGTCAGTTTTGCAAACCGATTAGACCATTGAGGTAA
- the cas1 gene encoding CRISPR-associated endonuclease Cas1 encodes MEVPIREVERILVFGTIQLTAAVISTCLELQISVVFLSQLGEYKGHLWSAEFEDLDAEMAQFQRWKDEPFQLETAKAIVWGKLMNSKQLLLRLNRKRDLPEVAESIVGISSDIAALGTVESLDVLRGYEGITAARYFPAFGQLITSPAFQFRERTRRPPKDPTNSLLSFGYTLLFNNVLSLILAEGLNPYLGNLHYSEHKRPHLALDLMEEFRSPVVDSLVMTLINKQTIKPTDFSWPTDTGGVYLTEPARRVFLKYFEERMTANVTHPDVQGQVSYRRAIQLQVQRYKRCLLSSTAPYEAFLRAV; translated from the coding sequence ATTGAGGTGCCGATCCGAGAGGTGGAGCGAATTTTGGTGTTTGGTACGATTCAGCTGACGGCGGCTGTGATTTCCACTTGTTTGGAGCTGCAAATTTCGGTGGTGTTTTTGAGCCAGCTTGGGGAGTATAAGGGGCACTTGTGGAGTGCTGAATTTGAGGATTTAGATGCGGAAATGGCACAGTTTCAACGTTGGAAGGATGAACCATTCCAACTTGAGACAGCGAAAGCCATTGTTTGGGGCAAGTTGATGAACTCAAAGCAATTGTTGCTGCGGCTGAATCGAAAGCGTGATTTACCAGAGGTGGCAGAGTCTATTGTCGGGATTTCCTCTGATATTGCAGCGCTTGGGACTGTAGAGAGTTTAGATGTACTTCGAGGTTATGAAGGCATTACTGCGGCTCGTTATTTTCCCGCGTTTGGGCAATTGATCACGAGTCCTGCCTTCCAGTTCCGAGAACGTACTCGTCGTCCACCCAAAGACCCAACTAACTCTTTGCTGAGTTTTGGTTATACGCTGCTGTTTAACAACGTTTTGAGCCTGATTTTGGCAGAGGGGTTGAATCCTTATCTAGGCAATTTACACTATTCGGAGCACAAAAGGCCACATTTGGCATTGGATTTGATGGAGGAGTTTCGCTCTCCAGTTGTCGATAGTTTAGTGATGACACTGATTAACAAGCAAACAATTAAGCCAACGGATTTTAGCTGGCCTACTGACACGGGTGGGGTCTACTTGACTGAACCTGCTAGGAGAGTCTTTCTTAAGTATTTTGAGGAGCGTATGACTGCTAATGTAACGCATCCAGATGTGCAGGGTCAGGTATCTTATCGGCGCGCTATTCAATTGCAAGTACAGCGCTATAAGCGGTGTTTATTGAGTTCAACAGCGCCTTATGAAGCCTTTTTGAGGGCGGTGTAG